One segment of Deltaproteobacteria bacterium DNA contains the following:
- a CDS encoding DUF4416 family protein — protein MSHLKKSKPVKLIMSIIFKEKEVLECVMHDLNRAFGQTDFVSEILPFDFTDYYCKEMGKPLKRQFISFLKLIPPEILPKIKLETNQVELKYTRDGKRQANIDPGYISAERLVLATGKNFTHRIYLNDGVYADLTLIYQNKNFRPLSWTYPDYVSPKIREIFKQIRKKYLLQSHLTFDNNDKL, from the coding sequence ATGAGTCACTTAAAGAAATCCAAGCCTGTTAAATTAATAATGAGCATAATCTTCAAAGAAAAAGAGGTTCTCGAGTGTGTTATGCACGACCTTAACAGGGCATTTGGCCAAACAGATTTTGTGAGTGAAATTCTTCCCTTTGATTTTACAGACTATTATTGTAAAGAGATGGGCAAACCTTTGAAACGACAATTTATCAGTTTTCTAAAACTGATACCCCCAGAAATATTACCAAAGATAAAACTTGAAACCAATCAGGTAGAGTTAAAATATACCAGAGATGGAAAGAGACAAGCCAACATTGACCCTGGTTACATCAGTGCTGAAAGATTGGTTCTGGCTACTGGCAAAAATTTTACCCATCGCATCTATCTAAATGATGGAGTTTATGCGGATTTAACACTAATATATCAAAACAAAAATTTCAGACCACTGTCCTGGACTTATCCAGACTATGTCAGCCCCAAGATAAGAGAAATTTTCAAACAGATAAGAAAAAAATATCTGCTACAATCGCATTTAACATTTGACAATAATGATAAATTATGA
- a CDS encoding DUF2914 domain-containing protein, with amino-acid sequence MDSLGTFLRKEREQKDIALETLSEKTRIPLKFLQAMEEDRWDELPSLVYIQGYLRSYALYLGFSPEKVFTRYKNEVLKKDEPQKETIPPPKPPNYKKIIRFVVTLVILLLIIWLFVPSKKKTKNHIKKTAPLESNITITQEPCPEAIISPESNTALVQKPSHPLSVQSFIAHKNEEADHLEVARIYICKGIKDREPRAPKKSFIFKKPFSLFCFTEIKDAGKECSIKHVWYHEQKEIQEISLYVRGKRWRTWSRKLITEKMKGNWKVDILDEKNKLLSSISFTVY; translated from the coding sequence ATGGATTCTTTAGGAACATTTTTAAGAAAAGAAAGAGAACAAAAGGACATTGCTTTAGAAACTTTATCCGAAAAAACGAGGATTCCTCTCAAGTTTCTGCAAGCAATGGAAGAAGATAGATGGGATGAGTTGCCATCCTTAGTTTATATTCAAGGTTATCTCCGCAGTTATGCTTTATATTTAGGCTTTTCTCCAGAAAAGGTGTTCACGCGCTACAAGAACGAAGTCTTGAAGAAAGATGAACCTCAGAAAGAAACCATTCCTCCACCGAAACCTCCAAACTACAAGAAAATCATTAGGTTTGTTGTAACTTTAGTAATTTTGTTACTGATAATCTGGTTATTCGTTCCCTCTAAGAAAAAAACTAAAAATCATATAAAAAAGACCGCTCCTTTAGAATCAAACATTACCATTACACAAGAACCCTGCCCAGAAGCGATAATTTCTCCTGAATCAAACACCGCCCTTGTGCAAAAACCATCTCATCCGCTTTCCGTTCAATCTTTTATAGCACATAAAAATGAAGAAGCGGATCATCTGGAAGTGGCAAGAATATATATTTGTAAAGGCATAAAGGATAGAGAGCCAAGAGCACCCAAAAAAAGCTTTATCTTTAAAAAACCTTTTTCTCTATTTTGCTTCACAGAAATCAAAGATGCGGGAAAAGAATGCTCAATTAAACATGTATGGTACCACGAACAAAAAGAAATACAAGAAATTTCATTATATGTTAGGGGAAAAAGATGGCGCACCTGGAGTAGAAAGCTCATTACAGAAAAAATGAAAGGAAATTGGAAGGTGGATATTTTGGACGAGAAAAATAAATTGCTATCCTCTATTTCATTTACTGTTTACTAA